One window of the Allosaccharopolyspora coralli genome contains the following:
- a CDS encoding SDR family NAD(P)-dependent oxidoreductase — protein MQITETAALVTGGASGLGAATAKALAGRGARVFAVDLPDVVAKAPVVDGVTYCGADVTDADQVQTVVEQASGAGVPLRTVVNCAGIGPSARIAGRKGVHDYDLFRKVVEVNLIGTFNVLRLAAEAIGKTDADGEGQRGVIINTASVAAFDGQIGQAAYAASKGGVHSLTLPAARDLASSGIRVMTIAPGIIDTPMLATVDEEFREGLAAGVPFPKRLGTPTEYAELAVMIVDHDYLNGETIRLDGALRMAPK, from the coding sequence ATGCAGATCACCGAGACGGCGGCGCTCGTCACCGGCGGAGCCTCCGGGCTCGGCGCCGCGACCGCCAAGGCACTCGCCGGCCGCGGCGCCCGCGTCTTCGCCGTGGACCTTCCCGACGTGGTCGCGAAAGCACCCGTCGTCGACGGCGTCACCTACTGCGGGGCCGACGTCACCGACGCCGACCAGGTGCAGACCGTCGTCGAGCAGGCGTCCGGCGCCGGTGTCCCGCTGCGCACCGTCGTGAATTGCGCAGGCATCGGCCCCTCCGCTCGCATCGCGGGGCGCAAGGGCGTCCACGACTACGACCTGTTCCGCAAGGTCGTCGAGGTCAACCTGATCGGCACCTTCAACGTGCTCCGTCTCGCCGCCGAGGCCATCGGCAAGACCGACGCCGACGGCGAGGGTCAGCGCGGCGTCATCATCAACACCGCTTCCGTCGCGGCCTTCGACGGGCAGATCGGTCAAGCCGCCTACGCCGCGTCCAAGGGTGGCGTGCACAGCCTCACGCTTCCCGCCGCGCGCGACCTTGCCTCCAGCGGGATCCGCGTGATGACGATCGCCCCCGGCATCATCGACACGCCCATGCTCGCCACCGTCGACGAGGAGTTCCGGGAGGGACTCGCGGCCGGTGTGCCGTTCCCGAAGCGCCTCGGCACACCCACCGAGTACGCGGAGCTCGCGGTGATGATCGTGGACCACGACTACCTCAACGGAGAGACCATCCGTCTCGACGGCGCGCTCCGCATGGCCCCGAAATGA
- a CDS encoding DUF6474 family protein: MARSGNKQSEDENTGDTGSAATTESTLAQGLRNLVPTQGGRPEPAIVEVHEPDLVPTRKELKRMKRRTKLDKKAAKTESKLLKQEDKARKKEAKAFEKGDYGRVSPSSAKRIIAIAKVVGPVAAPFLIRGAASAREAVDRMRARNLGVPVDDLGRYTGKGAGLHARIAGDADALHDLRTRSKGRTDQDAVAADQFAEAAEKQLTQLQSAVRAAERMPAARRRAAHKAVDGELSRIEQDLFRRLGV, from the coding sequence ATGGCACGGTCGGGGAACAAGCAGTCCGAGGACGAGAACACGGGTGACACGGGAAGCGCCGCGACCACGGAGAGCACCCTGGCGCAGGGCCTCCGGAATCTCGTCCCGACGCAGGGCGGCCGGCCGGAGCCGGCGATCGTCGAGGTGCACGAGCCGGACTTGGTGCCGACCCGCAAGGAACTCAAGCGGATGAAGCGTCGCACCAAGCTCGACAAGAAGGCGGCGAAGACCGAGTCCAAGCTGCTCAAGCAGGAGGACAAGGCACGCAAGAAGGAGGCGAAGGCCTTCGAGAAGGGCGACTACGGCCGGGTCTCGCCGAGTTCGGCGAAGCGGATCATCGCCATCGCGAAGGTCGTGGGTCCGGTCGCCGCCCCGTTCCTGATTCGGGGAGCTGCGTCTGCCAGGGAGGCCGTGGACCGGATGCGCGCCCGCAATCTCGGTGTCCCGGTCGACGACCTCGGTCGCTACACCGGGAAGGGCGCCGGGCTGCACGCGCGGATCGCGGGCGACGCGGACGCCCTGCACGACCTGCGGACGCGGTCGAAGGGGCGCACCGATCAGGACGCGGTCGCCGCCGACCAGTTCGCCGAAGCCGCGGAGAAGCAGCTCACCCAGTTGCAGAGCGCCGTGCGTGCGGCAGAGCGGATGCCCGCCGCGCGTCGCCGCGCCGCGCACAAGGCGGTGGACGGGGAGCTCTCCCGCATCGAGCAGGACCTTTTCCGTCGCCTCGGCGTCTGA
- a CDS encoding aldo/keto reductase produces the protein MEQRRLGDSGLVVSAVGLGCNNLGRPGTGTETLEGAQATVGIALDSGITLFDVADAYGSPRGRSEELLGHALGRRRDEAVIATKFGTDMQDSGPGYTARGSRLYIRRAVEASLHRLGTDRIDLYQLHRPDPGTPIAETLGALDDLVREGKIRYAGLSNLAGWQLADAAWTARSGGLTTPVSAQNHYSLLARDTEREVVPACERFGIGLLPYFPLANGLLTGKYEKGRKAPHGSRLAERSRMLDEAPWNRIEQLRSFADTREVPMTTVAVGWLLSSRVVGSVICGATTPEQILGNVAAGRWRPTDGDRAEIDSICPPYRN, from the coding sequence GTGGAACAGCGACGCCTCGGTGACTCCGGTCTGGTCGTGAGCGCGGTCGGACTCGGCTGCAACAACCTCGGCAGGCCCGGAACCGGCACCGAAACCCTCGAAGGAGCCCAGGCGACCGTCGGCATCGCGCTGGACTCGGGCATCACACTCTTCGACGTCGCCGACGCTTACGGCTCGCCCCGTGGGCGCAGCGAAGAACTGCTCGGCCACGCCCTCGGCCGGCGCCGCGACGAGGCCGTGATCGCCACCAAGTTCGGTACCGACATGCAGGACTCCGGCCCCGGTTACACGGCACGCGGTTCGCGTCTCTACATCCGCCGAGCCGTGGAGGCCTCATTGCACCGGCTCGGCACCGACCGGATCGACCTCTACCAGCTGCACCGGCCCGACCCGGGCACGCCGATCGCCGAAACGCTCGGTGCGCTCGACGACCTCGTCCGCGAAGGCAAGATCCGCTACGCCGGGCTGAGCAACCTCGCGGGCTGGCAGCTCGCCGACGCCGCGTGGACCGCGCGATCCGGTGGGCTCACCACGCCCGTCTCGGCCCAGAACCACTACTCCCTGCTCGCCAGGGACACCGAACGCGAGGTCGTGCCCGCCTGCGAACGGTTCGGTATCGGTCTCCTGCCGTACTTCCCGCTGGCCAACGGGCTGCTCACCGGCAAGTACGAGAAGGGCAGGAAAGCGCCCCACGGCAGCAGGCTCGCCGAGCGGTCCCGCATGCTCGACGAGGCTCCCTGGAACCGCATCGAGCAACTCCGGAGCTTCGCAGACACGCGCGAGGTACCCATGACGACCGTGGCCGTCGGCTGGCTGCTCTCCAGCCGCGTCGTCGGCTCGGTGATCTGCGGTGCCACCACGCCCGAACAGATCCTCGGCAACGTCGCCGCAGGTCGATGGCGTCCCACCGACGGCGACCGCGCCGAGATCGACTCGATCTGCCCGCCCTACCGCAACTGA
- a CDS encoding TM0106 family RecB-like putative nuclease, with protein sequence MDTEVLLDAGVVTRCRRRVHLEHDPAMRDADQAPPDPGVEQRIADATDHRRAVAERLGALFGEGWVRIPGDAGRRAREEATLTAMRREAAFVSQPQLPADEDGGRRGSIDLLVRVDDGYVPVLVVRHKTTDPGSGALTSPVPEAPTHSAAPLTPADAGTDAARKPRAQPRDVLRLAHATRMLQACGMSTSGRLRGGVIGVDADVVLWHDLDAGTWPGGRTALEEYDARFADRLAVATAAARGAEPLAHASRITDCKGCPWWPTCSADLRAARDVSLVVRGEDAALLRAAGVSTVDDLAALSGPEAEAAPLAATRTADAILLAKAWLHELPLVRRVREVEVPRGDVEVDIDMESYADDGAYMWGCWLSGVDTDEEHGYRDFTTWDPLPTDDEARSFAEFWTWLSAVRRRTHERGLTFRAYCYNELAENRWLLGSAERFAGKPGIPPLDEVREFIGSDEWVDLFASVRDQFLCPNGKGLKVIAPSAGFGWRDPEASGENSMRWYRDAVGLDGDAPQESQRQRLRTYNEDDVRATLAIRRWMSSDDVLRVPHADDL encoded by the coding sequence ATGGACACGGAGGTGCTGCTCGACGCGGGCGTCGTCACACGGTGTCGTCGCCGGGTGCACCTCGAGCACGACCCGGCCATGCGCGATGCCGACCAGGCGCCGCCCGATCCGGGTGTCGAGCAGCGCATCGCCGACGCCACCGACCACCGGAGGGCCGTCGCGGAGCGGCTCGGCGCGCTGTTCGGCGAGGGCTGGGTCAGGATTCCCGGCGACGCGGGTCGGCGCGCGCGAGAAGAGGCGACGCTGACCGCCATGCGCCGTGAGGCGGCGTTCGTGTCGCAGCCCCAGCTGCCCGCCGACGAGGACGGCGGGCGTCGCGGCTCGATCGACCTTCTGGTGCGGGTCGACGACGGCTACGTGCCCGTACTGGTCGTCCGGCACAAAACCACCGACCCGGGTTCGGGAGCACTCACGTCCCCGGTTCCTGAGGCGCCGACGCACTCGGCGGCGCCGTTGACCCCGGCCGACGCCGGAACGGACGCGGCCCGCAAGCCGCGTGCCCAGCCTCGTGACGTGCTCCGACTCGCGCACGCCACGCGGATGCTGCAGGCGTGCGGAATGAGCACTTCCGGGCGGCTGCGCGGCGGGGTGATCGGCGTCGACGCGGACGTGGTGCTCTGGCACGACCTCGACGCGGGCACTTGGCCGGGCGGGCGCACCGCGCTGGAGGAGTACGACGCTCGCTTCGCCGACCGACTCGCCGTGGCCACGGCCGCCGCTCGCGGCGCCGAGCCGCTGGCCCACGCCTCCCGGATCACCGACTGCAAGGGCTGCCCGTGGTGGCCGACGTGCTCGGCCGACCTCCGCGCGGCACGGGACGTGAGCCTGGTCGTGCGCGGCGAGGACGCGGCGCTGCTCCGTGCGGCCGGCGTCTCCACTGTGGACGATTTGGCTGCACTGAGCGGGCCGGAGGCCGAAGCCGCACCACTCGCCGCGACACGGACGGCGGACGCGATCCTGCTGGCGAAGGCGTGGCTGCACGAGCTCCCGCTGGTGCGCCGGGTGCGCGAGGTCGAGGTTCCGCGCGGCGACGTCGAGGTCGACATCGACATGGAGAGCTACGCCGACGACGGCGCCTACATGTGGGGCTGCTGGCTGTCCGGTGTGGACACCGACGAGGAACACGGGTACCGGGACTTCACCACCTGGGACCCGCTGCCGACCGACGACGAGGCGCGCTCGTTCGCCGAGTTCTGGACGTGGTTGTCCGCGGTGCGGCGCCGCACCCACGAGCGGGGACTGACGTTCCGCGCTTACTGCTACAACGAACTCGCCGAGAACCGCTGGCTGCTCGGTTCGGCCGAACGGTTCGCGGGCAAGCCCGGGATCCCGCCGTTGGACGAGGTGCGTGAGTTCATCGGCTCGGACGAATGGGTGGACCTGTTCGCGTCGGTGCGCGACCAGTTCCTGTGCCCGAACGGCAAGGGACTCAAGGTGATCGCGCCCAGCGCCGGATTCGGGTGGCGCGACCCGGAAGCCAGCGGCGAGAACTCGATGCGCTGGTACCGGGACGCGGTGGGCCTCGACGGCGACGCCCCGCAGGAGTCGCAGCGACAGCGCCTGCGCACCTACAACGAGGACGACGTCCGAGCCACCTTGGCCATCCGGCGCTGGATGAGCTCCGACGACGTCCTCCGCGTCCCACACGCCGACGACCTGTAA
- a CDS encoding gamma-glutamyltransferase family protein, whose amino-acid sequence MTTRPELTGTHGMVASTHWLASAAGMAVLEDGGNAFDAAVAAGFVLQVVEPHLNGPGGEVPALFATAEDPRPRALAAQGPAPRAATITHYRDELGLDLVPGTGLLATTVPGAWDGWLLLLRDHGTKSLRDVLGYAIGYARNGFPLVDKIRSTIETVRGMFTEHWPTSAQQWLDGGAAPKPGVLWRNPALADTWERLLAEAETVAERDAQIDAARRAWSGGFVAEAVDRFVKTPVRDNTGRDHAGVLSGQDMAEFTATYEEPLTHELSDGWTLAKFGVWTQGPALAQQLGMLEGLDVRYVDGVADAGTVHRSIEATKLAMADREAWYGDSAVPDITDDLLAAPYTTERRKLVSEHAALELRPGHPGGRTPELPPFVAEGRGAGGPIDPSGVGLGEPTVSPSGESRGDTVHLDVVDRWGNLVSATPSGGWLQSSPTIPELGFCLGSRMQMFWLDDGLANSLVPGKRPRLTLSPSLALRGGVPTLAFGTPGGDQQEQWQSCFWLAHVRAGLNLQEAIDAPAWNSGAFPSSFYPRTWIPGRLVAESRLGADTLGELRRRGHDVLDAGPWALGRLSAVSRDPDTGILRAAANARGAQGYAAGR is encoded by the coding sequence ATGACGACGCGCCCGGAACTCACAGGCACGCACGGGATGGTCGCCTCGACGCACTGGTTGGCCTCGGCCGCCGGAATGGCCGTCTTGGAGGACGGGGGCAACGCCTTCGACGCGGCGGTCGCCGCGGGGTTCGTGCTGCAGGTCGTCGAGCCGCACCTCAACGGTCCCGGCGGTGAGGTGCCCGCGCTGTTCGCGACCGCCGAAGACCCGCGCCCCCGCGCGCTCGCCGCGCAGGGACCGGCTCCCCGTGCTGCGACGATCACGCACTACCGCGACGAGCTCGGGCTCGATCTCGTTCCCGGGACCGGACTGCTCGCGACCACGGTGCCGGGAGCCTGGGACGGGTGGCTGCTCCTGCTTCGCGACCACGGCACGAAGTCGTTGCGCGACGTGCTGGGCTACGCGATCGGGTACGCGCGCAACGGATTCCCGCTGGTGGACAAGATCCGCAGCACGATCGAGACGGTGCGCGGCATGTTCACCGAGCACTGGCCGACCTCCGCGCAACAGTGGCTCGACGGCGGTGCCGCACCGAAACCCGGGGTGCTGTGGCGCAATCCGGCGCTGGCCGACACGTGGGAACGGCTGCTTGCCGAGGCCGAGACCGTGGCCGAACGCGACGCACAGATCGACGCCGCCCGCCGCGCCTGGTCGGGAGGGTTCGTGGCCGAGGCGGTGGACCGGTTCGTGAAGACTCCGGTACGGGACAACACCGGTCGCGACCACGCCGGAGTCCTCAGTGGACAGGACATGGCGGAGTTCACCGCCACGTACGAGGAACCGCTGACACACGAGCTCTCCGACGGATGGACGCTCGCGAAGTTCGGCGTGTGGACACAAGGTCCCGCACTCGCACAGCAACTCGGCATGCTCGAAGGCCTCGACGTGCGCTACGTCGACGGAGTCGCCGACGCGGGCACGGTGCACCGGTCGATCGAGGCGACGAAACTCGCGATGGCCGATCGTGAGGCGTGGTACGGGGATTCGGCCGTCCCGGACATCACCGACGACCTGCTCGCGGCTCCGTACACGACCGAACGGCGCAAGCTCGTCAGCGAACACGCCGCGCTCGAGCTCCGACCGGGCCACCCGGGCGGACGAACCCCGGAACTGCCTCCGTTCGTCGCCGAGGGACGGGGCGCGGGAGGACCGATCGATCCGAGCGGCGTCGGTCTCGGCGAACCGACCGTCTCCCCGAGCGGGGAAAGTCGCGGCGACACCGTGCATCTCGACGTCGTGGACCGCTGGGGCAACCTCGTCTCCGCGACACCCTCCGGCGGATGGCTCCAGTCCTCGCCGACGATCCCGGAACTCGGGTTCTGCCTCGGCAGCCGGATGCAGATGTTCTGGCTCGACGACGGACTGGCGAACTCGCTGGTTCCCGGAAAGCGCCCGCGCCTGACCCTGAGCCCGTCGCTCGCGCTGCGCGGCGGCGTACCGACGCTGGCATTCGGGACTCCCGGCGGCGATCAGCAGGAACAGTGGCAGTCGTGTTTCTGGCTCGCGCACGTGCGGGCCGGACTCAACCTGCAAGAGGCGATCGACGCGCCCGCGTGGAACTCGGGCGCGTTCCCCAGCTCGTTCTATCCGCGCACCTGGATTCCGGGCCGGCTCGTCGCCGAATCCCGGCTCGGGGCGGACACGCTGGGCGAGCTTCGCCGCCGGGGCCACGACGTCCTCGACGCCGGGCCGTGGGCGTTGGGACGGCTCTCCGCCGTGTCCCGCGACCCCGACACCGGCATCCTGCGGGCCGCGGCCAACGCCCGTGGCGCCCAGGGCTACGCCGCAGGCCGCTGA
- a CDS encoding UDP-glucose dehydrogenase family protein, whose amino-acid sequence MFARRIVVVGTGYVGLTTGACLASLGHRVLCSDVDTTKVAALARGDVHILEDGLHDLVQEGIAAGRLGFTGDSADAVADADVVFLCVPTPMGSGGAADLAAVESVTREVRDRLPHGCVLVTKSTVPVGTAARVAGLVRRPDVAIVSNPEFLREGSAVHDFLNPDRIVVGSDSQNAAERVAALYSRLGAPTILTDAASAEMVKYAANCFLATKLSYVNAIAELCERLGADITDVTEGMGYDRRIGQSFLQPGPGWGGSCLPKDTHALMQVAEAVAFDFPLLGATISSNTRQRERMVVKVADACGRNGSLAGVRLGVLGLAFKAGTDDLRDSPALAVTRMLAERGAELTAYDPGLRGDEPGLADVVTVVDDPYQAAKGAAGLVLLTEWPEFRTLDWAAMASTMNGPVVVDTRNHLDPDALRRVGVSWHGVGRTPQEALCSAAAA is encoded by the coding sequence GTGTTCGCCCGTCGGATCGTCGTCGTCGGAACCGGCTACGTCGGGTTGACGACCGGCGCCTGCCTGGCGTCGCTGGGGCACCGGGTGCTCTGTTCCGACGTCGACACCACGAAGGTCGCGGCACTCGCGCGCGGTGACGTCCACATCCTCGAAGACGGTTTGCACGACCTCGTGCAGGAGGGCATCGCCGCAGGTCGGCTCGGGTTCACCGGGGACTCGGCCGACGCGGTGGCCGACGCCGACGTGGTGTTCCTGTGCGTGCCGACCCCGATGGGTTCCGGTGGCGCTGCCGATCTCGCCGCCGTCGAGTCCGTGACCCGCGAGGTGCGGGACCGGCTGCCGCACGGCTGTGTGCTGGTCACGAAGTCGACCGTTCCCGTCGGCACGGCGGCTCGGGTAGCCGGGCTGGTGCGGCGCCCGGACGTGGCGATCGTGAGCAACCCCGAGTTCCTCCGCGAGGGCTCCGCGGTGCACGACTTCCTCAACCCGGACCGCATCGTCGTCGGCTCCGACTCCCAGAACGCGGCCGAGCGTGTCGCGGCACTGTACTCGCGGCTGGGCGCGCCGACGATACTCACGGACGCGGCGAGCGCGGAAATGGTGAAGTACGCGGCGAACTGTTTCCTGGCGACGAAGCTCTCGTACGTCAACGCGATCGCGGAACTGTGCGAACGACTCGGCGCCGACATCACCGACGTCACCGAAGGGATGGGCTACGACCGGCGCATCGGCCAGTCGTTCCTGCAACCCGGCCCCGGCTGGGGTGGCTCCTGCCTGCCGAAGGACACACACGCGCTGATGCAGGTCGCGGAGGCGGTCGCGTTCGACTTCCCGCTGCTGGGCGCCACGATCTCGTCGAACACGCGGCAGCGGGAACGGATGGTCGTCAAGGTCGCCGACGCCTGCGGGAGGAACGGTTCGCTGGCCGGGGTGCGGCTGGGCGTGCTCGGCCTGGCATTCAAAGCGGGCACGGACGATCTGCGGGACTCACCCGCCCTCGCGGTCACTCGGATGCTCGCCGAACGCGGAGCCGAACTCACGGCCTACGACCCGGGACTGCGCGGCGACGAGCCGGGGTTGGCCGACGTGGTGACCGTCGTCGACGACCCTTACCAGGCGGCGAAGGGCGCGGCCGGGCTCGTGTTGCTCACCGAGTGGCCCGAGTTCCGGACCCTGGACTGGGCGGCGATGGCGTCGACCATGAACGGGCCGGTCGTCGTCGACACCCGTAACCATCTGGACCCGGACGCCCTGCGCCGGGTGGGCGTGTCGTGGCACGGAGTCGGCCGGACACCCCAGGAGGCGCTCTGTTCGGCTGCCGCCGCCTAG